A single window of Athene noctua chromosome 1, bAthNoc1.hap1.1, whole genome shotgun sequence DNA harbors:
- the SLC17A5 gene encoding sialin isoform X2, producing MATEAGEDRTPLLKESQPGTVPTCCSARYNLALLAFFGFFLLYALRVNLSVALVDMVEPNTSIAKNTTSNVCPEHSSTINVPRNTTGEKYSWDADTQGWILGSFFYGYIITQIPGGYLASKIGGKLLLGFGIFGTSVFTLLTPLAANLGVGYLIAVRALEGLGEGVTFPAMHSMWSSWAPPLERSKLLSISYAGAQLGTVVSLPLSGLICYYMNWIYVFYIFGALGVLWFFFWMWLVSDTPEMHRNISHPEREYILSSLKDQLSTQKSVPWRPILESLPLWAIVVAQFSYNWTFYTLLTLLPTYMKEILRFDAQENGFLSALPYFGCWLCIILSGQIADYLREKQNLSTVCVRKCFTLIGMIGPAVFLVAAGFIGCDYALAVAFVTISTTLGGFCTSGYSINHLDIAPSYAGILLGITNSFGTIPGMVGPVIAKNLTHNNTVEEWQTVFYIAASINLFGAIFFALFASGEVQDWAVSGYHLHRN from the exons ATGGCGACCGAGGCGGGAGAGGACCGCACCCCGCTGCTGAAGGAGTCCCAGCCCGGCACGG TCCCTACATGCTGCTCAGCTCGCTACAATCTAGCACTACTGGCCTTTTTTGGGTTCTTCCTCCTGTATGCATTACGAGTGAACCTAAGCGTTGCTCTTGTGGATATGGTAGAACCTAACACAAGCATAGCAAAGAATACAACTTCTAACGTGTGTCCAGAGCATTCCTCCACCATAAATGTTCCTCGCAACACAACG gGTGAAAAGTATTCTTGGGATGCTGATACTCAGGGATGGATCCTTGGTTCTTTTTTCTATGGCTATATCATTACTCAGATTCCAGGAGGATATCTTGCAAGCAAAATTGGAGGGAAGCTGTTGCTAGGGTTTGGCATCTTTGGTACCTCTGTATTCACCTTGCTTACTCCCTTAGCTGCAAATTTGGGAGTTGGCTACCTCATAGCTGTCAGAGCGTTGGAAGGATTGGGAGAG GGTGTTACCTTCCCAGCTATGCATTCAATGTGGTCTTCTTGGGCTCCTCCACTGGAACGCAGCAAGCTCCTTAGTATTTCATATGCAG GTGCACAGCTGGGAACTGTTGTCTCTCTGCCACTATCTGGTTTAATTTGCTACTATATGAACTGGATTTATGTGTTTTACATATTTG GTGCACTGGGCGTATTATGGTTCTTCTTCTGGATGTGGTTAGTTAGTGATACACcagaaatgcacagaaacatTTCACATCCTGAAAGAGAATATATACTCTCTTCTCTAAAAGATCAG CTTTCTACACAGAAATCTGTTCCCTGGAGACCTATACTGGAGTCCCTTCCACTCTGGGCTATCGTTGTGGCACAATTCTCTTATAATTGGACTTTCTATACACTTCTTACACTCTTGCCCACATACATGAAGGAGATCCTGCGGTTTGATGCACAGGAG AATGGATTTTTATCTGCCCTACCTTATTTTGGCTGCTGGTTATGTATAATTCTGTCTGGGCAAATTGCTGATTATTTACGGGAAAAACAGAATTTGTCCACTGTTTGTGTTCGCAAATGTTTTACCCTAATAG GAATGATTGGACCTGCGGTGTTCTTAGTAGCAGCTGGATTCATAGGCTGCGACTATGCACTGGCTGTTGCATTCGTGACCATATCGACAACACTAGGAGGATTTTGTACATCTGGCTACAGCATCAACCATCTGGACATAGCACCTTC GTATGCTGGAATTCTCCTTGGGATCACAAATTCTTTTGGTACTATCCCTGGAATGGTGGGGCCAGTTATTGCCAAGAACCTCACTCATAAT AATACTGTGGAAGAATGGCAGACTGTTTTCTATATTGCTGCTTCTATTAATCTATTTGGAGcaattttctttgcattatttgCAAGTGGAGAAGTTCAGGACTGGGCAGTCAGTGGATATCACTTGCATAGAAACTGA
- the SLC17A5 gene encoding sialin isoform X1: protein MATEAGEDRTPLLKESQPGTGERSGRAPCVAASRCHGAAVPTCCSARYNLALLAFFGFFLLYALRVNLSVALVDMVEPNTSIAKNTTSNVCPEHSSTINVPRNTTGEKYSWDADTQGWILGSFFYGYIITQIPGGYLASKIGGKLLLGFGIFGTSVFTLLTPLAANLGVGYLIAVRALEGLGEGVTFPAMHSMWSSWAPPLERSKLLSISYAGAQLGTVVSLPLSGLICYYMNWIYVFYIFGALGVLWFFFWMWLVSDTPEMHRNISHPEREYILSSLKDQLSTQKSVPWRPILESLPLWAIVVAQFSYNWTFYTLLTLLPTYMKEILRFDAQENGFLSALPYFGCWLCIILSGQIADYLREKQNLSTVCVRKCFTLIGMIGPAVFLVAAGFIGCDYALAVAFVTISTTLGGFCTSGYSINHLDIAPSYAGILLGITNSFGTIPGMVGPVIAKNLTHNNTVEEWQTVFYIAASINLFGAIFFALFASGEVQDWAVSGYHLHRN from the exons ATGGCGACCGAGGCGGGAGAGGACCGCACCCCGCTGCTGAAGGAGTCCCAGCCCGGCACGGGTGAGAGGA GCGGCCGCGCCCCGTGTGTCGCGGCGTCGCGTTGCCATGGAGCCGCGG TCCCTACATGCTGCTCAGCTCGCTACAATCTAGCACTACTGGCCTTTTTTGGGTTCTTCCTCCTGTATGCATTACGAGTGAACCTAAGCGTTGCTCTTGTGGATATGGTAGAACCTAACACAAGCATAGCAAAGAATACAACTTCTAACGTGTGTCCAGAGCATTCCTCCACCATAAATGTTCCTCGCAACACAACG gGTGAAAAGTATTCTTGGGATGCTGATACTCAGGGATGGATCCTTGGTTCTTTTTTCTATGGCTATATCATTACTCAGATTCCAGGAGGATATCTTGCAAGCAAAATTGGAGGGAAGCTGTTGCTAGGGTTTGGCATCTTTGGTACCTCTGTATTCACCTTGCTTACTCCCTTAGCTGCAAATTTGGGAGTTGGCTACCTCATAGCTGTCAGAGCGTTGGAAGGATTGGGAGAG GGTGTTACCTTCCCAGCTATGCATTCAATGTGGTCTTCTTGGGCTCCTCCACTGGAACGCAGCAAGCTCCTTAGTATTTCATATGCAG GTGCACAGCTGGGAACTGTTGTCTCTCTGCCACTATCTGGTTTAATTTGCTACTATATGAACTGGATTTATGTGTTTTACATATTTG GTGCACTGGGCGTATTATGGTTCTTCTTCTGGATGTGGTTAGTTAGTGATACACcagaaatgcacagaaacatTTCACATCCTGAAAGAGAATATATACTCTCTTCTCTAAAAGATCAG CTTTCTACACAGAAATCTGTTCCCTGGAGACCTATACTGGAGTCCCTTCCACTCTGGGCTATCGTTGTGGCACAATTCTCTTATAATTGGACTTTCTATACACTTCTTACACTCTTGCCCACATACATGAAGGAGATCCTGCGGTTTGATGCACAGGAG AATGGATTTTTATCTGCCCTACCTTATTTTGGCTGCTGGTTATGTATAATTCTGTCTGGGCAAATTGCTGATTATTTACGGGAAAAACAGAATTTGTCCACTGTTTGTGTTCGCAAATGTTTTACCCTAATAG GAATGATTGGACCTGCGGTGTTCTTAGTAGCAGCTGGATTCATAGGCTGCGACTATGCACTGGCTGTTGCATTCGTGACCATATCGACAACACTAGGAGGATTTTGTACATCTGGCTACAGCATCAACCATCTGGACATAGCACCTTC GTATGCTGGAATTCTCCTTGGGATCACAAATTCTTTTGGTACTATCCCTGGAATGGTGGGGCCAGTTATTGCCAAGAACCTCACTCATAAT AATACTGTGGAAGAATGGCAGACTGTTTTCTATATTGCTGCTTCTATTAATCTATTTGGAGcaattttctttgcattatttgCAAGTGGAGAAGTTCAGGACTGGGCAGTCAGTGGATATCACTTGCATAGAAACTGA